The following proteins are co-located in the Trichomycterus rosablanca isolate fTriRos1 chromosome 14, fTriRos1.hap1, whole genome shotgun sequence genome:
- the LOC134327012 gene encoding piggyBac transposable element-derived protein 4-like, translating into MAASLRQRFLRVLCCGAPPRASSEEALLMEGFLFKRTRNGDSNGKSDEELCSPPRKKRLGAENKTPIPSLKAKDGTVWETVDAKPLLQNEFSTDVTFHERAGPSEYAKRRITSRLQSFLCLFSMEMLRIITDCTVHEARRTTECWSLSVSELMAFIASLFLRATLCPIGAMIESWSENYAVPAIKETMCRDRYKEIMRYLRFDNKDTRAERVKTDRFAAVSDIWQRFICNCHLCYVPGQHITVDEQLFLTKVRCPFTQYISTKFGIKFWIAADLETKYMCNAIPYLGKDPSRPKGERLSENVVMKLMEPFLGMGRTVTMDNFFTSMALANRLLNHNTTLLGTINKIRREIPPPAKSAMGRAELSTQVYKSGSATLTVYVPRKNKLVCVLSTMHQHVLVGDERKRKPNTITDYNSMKCGVDIMDQMARVYTVRAATRRWPVAVFYNMLDLAAMNAYVLYKACTRSTESRRDFIHGLALELRQRFMLGKAMTQKQHPSPVPGKTTQCQVQTLCTRNRSTKQCGVCNKYTCRKCRTEKNWVCNKCE; encoded by the exons aTGGCTGCTTCTCTGAGACAGAGGTTTCTGCGTGTGCTGTGTTGCGGGGCGCCTCCCCGGGCGTCCTCCGAGGAAGCACTCCTGATGGAGGGGTTTCTGTTTAAGAggaccagga ATGGGGATAGCAATGGTAAATCCGATGAAGAGCTTTGCAGCCCTCCCAGAAAGAAACGTTTGGGAGCAGAGAACAAGACACCTATACCAAGCTTGAAAGCAAAGGACGGGACAGTTTGGGAGACGGTAGATGCTAAACcccttctgcagaatgaattcaGCACAGATGTTACTTTCCATGAGAGAGCAGGACCCTCAGAGTATGCCAAG CGGAGGATAACAAGTAGACTCCAGAGCTTTCTGTGTTTGTTCAGCATGGAGATGCTCCGGATCATCACAGACTGCACCGTCCACGAAGCCCGGAGAACAACCGAATGCTGGAGCCTTTCTGTCAGTGAGCTGATGGCCTTCATAGCAAGTCTGTTTCTTCGAGCAACGCTCTGCCCAATTGGTGCGATGATAGAGTCTTGGTCAGAAAATTATGCCGTGCCTGCAATCAAGGAGACGATGTGCCGTGACCGCTACAAAGAAATCATGCGGTATTTGCGGTTTGACAACAAAGACACCCGTGCTGAACGTGTGAAGACCGACAGATTCGCTGCAGTTTCGGACATCTGGCAACGTTTCATATGTAACTGTCATCTGTGTTACGTACCGGGACAACACATTACTGTCGACGAGCAGCTGTTTCTTACCAAGGTCCGCTGTCCATTCACGCAGTACATATCAACTAAATTTGGCATAAAGTTCTGGATTGCTGCAGACTTGGAGACGAAGTATATGTGCAACGCCATTCCATATTTAGGAAAGGACCCCAGTCGTCCCAAGGGTGAAAGACTGTCTGAGAATGTCGTCATGAAGCTCATGGAGCCATTTCTGGGCATGGGAAGAACTGTCACCATGGACAACTTCTTCACATCTATGGCACTGGCTAACAGACTGCTGAACCATAACACAACTCTGCTCGGCACAATCAACAAAATTAGACGGGAGATTCCCCCTCCAGCAAAAAGTGCCATGGGCCGGGCTGAATTGTCCACACAAGTTTATAAATCTGGCAGTGCCACACTGACAGTGTATGTTCCTAGGAAGAACAAGTTGGTCTGCGTTCTCAGCACCATGCACCAGCATGTGCTAGTTGGCGATGAGCGCAAACGGAAACCAAACACTATTACAGATTACAACTCCATGAAG tgtggTGTCGACATAATGGACCAGATGGCGCGTGTGTATACGGTACGTGCAGCCACACGCAGGTGGCCCGTTGCCGTATTTTACAACATGCTTGACCTAGCAGCGATGAACGCATATGTGTTGTACAAAGCATGCACCAGGTCCACCGAAAGCAGAAGAGATTTTATACATGGCCTTGCACTGGAACTTCGGCAGCGTTTTATGCTGGGAAAGGCTATGACACAAAAGCAACATCCCTCGCCTGTTCCTGGAAAGACGACGCAGTGTCAGGTGCAGACGCTCTGCACTAGAAACCGCAGCACAaaacagtgtggagtttgcaacaAGTACACCTGTCGCAAATGTAGAACTGAGAAAAACTGGGTGTGTAATAAGTGTGAATAA
- the LOC134327013 gene encoding uncharacterized protein LOC134327013: MLVVIFHSPPPGFSLIPYLAFSLAVRHSELCEIHQRIHTGEKPYLCSQCGKSFSSRGALKIHQHIHTGEKPCQCSQCGKSFNTQSKLKIHQRIHTGEKPYQSSQCGKGFNTKSDLKRHQRIHTEVKPYQCSQCGKSFNTKSNLKIHQHIHTREKPYQCSQCGKSFITQSELKIHQRIHTGEKPYQCSQCGKSFNRQSVLKMHQYIHTGEKLYRCSQCGKSFNQQSHLKRHQLIHTGEKPYQCSQCGRSFTEQSKLKIHQRIHTGVKPYQCSQCEKSFNRQESLKKHQRIHTGEKPYQCSQCGKSFNGQSDLKRHQRIHTGEKPYQCSQCGKSFNTQSNLKKHQRIHTGEKPDQCSQCEKSFKSAEEVLAELERLEEEEELQVSEESDYDSFEEDAFFHGEDAVLDYNSEDSGDDWVPAAQTKRKRHSSPPHPESTSRTNHADPESTVTSVEEVPSTSSTHLPTIQKTRSSATRAKRQSRGRSHRVPAQTKRPGSVSTTEDEDDVWHDITDVDEAPSIPKFLPKRPPGLQLLSNTVYSPLQLFQLFFSTSVVKTIVDNTNKYAEIRAAANPSYKWIPLSVREFYKFIALVIYMGIVKLKSVADYWSGKEYYRLHYTAKVMTGKRFLAISNNLHLCDPKEDEDNTRRKGTSTYDKLFKLKPLYTELLTACRTYFQPDKDISIDERMVASKAKIGLKQYMKAKPTKWSYKMFVLADSTTGYTWNFFIYEGKQSVCSGQGLSYDSVMSLMDFALLGKGYHLYTDSFYTSPMLYLDLLKKETLACGTIRTNRKGYPRTKINDLTRQAKRGTIRWHRRGQLLFVKWMDTREVVVCSTMHKAYDGDTVMRRVKNQEGVWNKVNVPVPAAVKDYNRHMGGVDLSDTLISYHNVLHKTVKWYETLFYHFIDIGIVNSFILHQQISKTNAQEALTHKLFREKLMSELVAFSGDTTQDESAAGPSGETKQCLPAFYSDDSSAGR; this comes from the exons ATGCTTGTTGTTATTTTTCACTCCCCTCCCCCCGGGTTTAGCCTCatcccgtatcttgcgttctcattggctgttcgacacagcgAGTTGTGCGA aatacaccagcgcattcacacaggagagaaaccatatctgtgctcacagtgtgggaagagcttcagttcCCGGggtgctcttaaaatacaccagcacattcacactggagaaaaaccgtgtcagtgctcacagtgtgggaagagttttaatacacaaagtaagctcaaaatacaccagcgcattcacacaggagagaaaccgtatcagagTTCACAGTGCGGGAagggttttaatacaaagagtgatctgaaaagacaccagcgcattcacactgaagtcaaaccatatcagtgctcacagtgtggaaagagttttaatacaaagagtaatctcaaaatacaccagcataTTCACACTAGAGAAAAACCGtaccagtgctcacagtgtgggaagagttttattacacagagtgagctcaaaatacaccagcgcattcacactggagagaaaccgtatcagtgctcacagtgtggaaagagttttaatagacagagtgtgCTCAAAATGCATCagtacattcacactggagagaaactgtatcggTGCtctcagtgtggaaagagttttaatcaacaaagtcatctcaaaagacaccagctcattcacactggagagaaaccgtatcagtgctcacagtgtgggaggagttttactgaacagagtaaactcaaaatacaccagcgcattcacactggagtgaaaccgtatcagtgctcacagtgtgagaagagttttaacagACAGGAatctcttaaaaaacaccagcgcattcacactggagagaaaccgtatcagtgctcacagtgtggaaagagttttaatggacagagtgatctcaaaagacatcagcgcattcacactggagaaaaaccatatcagtgctcacagtgtggaaagagttttaatacacagagtaatctcaaaaaacaccagcgcattcacactggagagaaaccggatcagtgctcacagtgtgagaagagttttaaaagtgcagaaGAAGTTTTAGCTGAATTGGAACGactggaagaagaagaagaattgcAGGTATCCGAAGAAAGTGACTACGATTCGTTTGAAGAAGACGCTTTTTTTCATGGAGAAGATGCTGTTCTTGACTA CAATTCTGAGGATTCAGGTGATGACTGGGTGCCAGCTGCTCAGACAAAGAGAAAGAGGCATTCTTCCCCACCCCACCCTGAATCCACATCAAGGACCAATCACGCAGATCCAGAAAGTACCGTGACGTCTGTCGAAGAGGTGCCAAGTACTTCATCCACCCACCTCCCAACAATACAGAAGACCAGGTCATCAGCAACACGTGCGAAGAGGCAATCAAGAGGACGTTCTCACCGAGTTCCTGCACAAACAAAAAGGCCAGGCAGTGTTTCTACAAccgaagatgaagatgatgttTGGCATGACATCACTGATGTTGATGAGGCACCCAGCATTCCAAAGTTTTTGCCAAAGCGACCTCCAGGGCTACAGCTTCTATCGAACACTGTATATTCCCCACTGCAGTTGTTTCAGCTGTTTTTCAGTACGTCTGTGGTGAAGACTATTGTAGATAACACCAATAAGTATGCTGAGATCAGAGCAGCTGCAAATCCATCTTACAAATGGATTCCTCTCAGTGTTAGAGAATTCTACAAATTTATTGCATTGGTAATATACATGGGGATTGTGAAACTAAAATCTGTTGCAGACTACTGGTCTGGAAAGGAATATTACCGCCTTCATTACACCGCAAAAGTGATGACAGGCAAAAGATTTTTGGCAATCTCTAATAACCTGCATCTGTGTGACCCAAAAGAGGACGAAGATAACACAAGGAGAAAGGGAACCTCAACATATGACAAACTTTTCAAATTGAAGCCACTGTATACAGAGTTGCTGACAGCATGCCGGACATATTTTCAGCCGGACAAGGACATTTCGATTGATGAGCGGATGGTAGCCTCTAAAGCAAAAATTGGCCTGAAACAATACATGAAGGCAAAGCCAACAAAATGGAGCTACAAAATGTTTGTTCTGGCTGATTCAACCACAGGTTACACttggaatttttttatttatgaaggCAAGCAATCCGTTTGCTCAGGCCAGGGACTGAGCTATGACTCAGTTATGTCCCTCATGGATTTTGCCCTTCTTGGCAAGGGGTACCACCTCTACACTGACAGTTTTTACACAAGCCCCATGCTCTATTTGGATCTCCTGAAGAAGGAGACTCTTGCTTGTGGTACCATCCGTACCAACCGGAAGGGGTATCCAAGAACAAAAATCAATGATCTCACCAGGCAGGCAAAGAGAGGAACCATCCGCTGGCACAGACGTGGACAACTTCTTTTTGTAAAGTGGATGGACACAAGGGAGGTGGTGGTGTGCTCCACAATGCACAAGGCATATGATGGTGACACAGTAATGAGGAGAGTAAAAAATCAGGAGGGGGTTTGGAATAAAGTGAATGTTCCAGTTCCTGCAGCGGTCAAGGATTACAACAGGCACATGGGTGGAGTCGATTTGTCGGACACCTTGATTTCATATCACAATGTCTTACACAAGACAGTCAAGTGGTACGAGACATTATTTTACCATTTCATTGACATTGGGAttgtaaatagttttattttacatcagcaaatatcaaaaacaaatgcacaaGAGGCTCTAACTCACAAACTCTTTAGAGAGAAACTGATGTCGGAGCTTGTGGCCTTTTCAGGGGACACCACCCAGGATGAGTCTGCTGCAGGACCCTCAGGTGAAACAAAACAATGCCTGCCAGCATTTTACAGCGATGACAGTTCAGCTGGCAGGTGA